A genomic stretch from Aedes albopictus strain Foshan chromosome 2, AalbF5, whole genome shotgun sequence includes:
- the LOC134288710 gene encoding uncharacterized protein LOC134288710: MCDTRTRDQLTTRRTTLIASLSRAEQFTEDFVAERDGLEVQIRLENLDLLWKTLEDVQTALEDLEETNEGKVLNLQYRASFEPRLFRLKARLQSKLPPPLISQANFPTEPPPRAVSTLAGLKLPTISLPEFDGDYMQWLTFHDTFQALIHDNQELPPIQKFHYLRAAVKGDAAQIIETISISAANYPLAWQALVNRYSNEYLLKKRHLQDLLDIPRMKKESAAALHSTVDEFQRHIKILQQLGEPTQSWSTLLEHLLCMRLHDDTIRAWEDHAESVGDQSYTCLVEFLEKRIRVLESISVNHSSHPSPPVFPNGNHRKQLPVKMSSYSATENFAPKCHACDQQHPLVKCQTFERMSLADRLRTVNSKRLCLNCFRQDHFARDCPSNFSCRVCRKNHHTLLHPGQLPSYPRNNGENSQSSHRSNQPPASYSRTQSRVAVQSVSNVDEPTVVQCSSVLRSPQPTIFMLTVVLRIVDVYGKEHFARALLDSASQPNLMSDRLAQLLRLKREKVNVLVHGIGEQPDHATESVTTSISSRKDNFSKEVSFLVLKRMISNLPAEDIPIDDWKLPSDISLADPSFNRSGKIDLVLGTQHFFDCFPAAARIKLAEGLPDLVDSVFGWIVAGGTNVSPSSQESICCKTVTTSLSSLEESMERFWKIEELGTRSALSIEEKACEELFQSTVSRDEVGRYIVELPKQPNFDEMIGESEATAVRRFEMLEKRFTKDPKLKEDYDKFMAEYLSLGHMKLVPNGFAAGSKECFLPHHPVVKEASSTTKTRVVFDGSSKTSSGFSLNQALCVGPTVQHELLDLVIRNRKFPVAITADVEKMYRQVLVHPKDTPLQKIKYRFQPTDPLQSYELLTVTYGLAPSSFLATRALQQVAEDEGPDFPLAAPVVKKSFYVDDFIGGAFSVAEAIQLREELTGMLAKGGFPLRKWTSNKLDVLQGLPADQIGTQSTYRFNPGETVKTLGILWEPGSDQFRFDFQVDMRQQTATKRTILSRISQLFDPLGLIAPIVIRGKILMQELWLVSCSWDEEVPDQINRKWQVLCGQLPGLARFRIDRYAFQLNSVIQLHTFADASEAAYGACVYVRCVDTEGNVRVQLLAAKSRVAPLKRLSIPRLELCAALVGSQLHSRIIEALEMNIDESYFWSDSTVVLQWLGSPPSAWKTFVANRVSEVQNLTHGSRWSHVSGFENPADLVSRGMNVDDFVESSLWKYGPQWLQHPEIEWPIRRSSEVPEAETERKGVVVAVTTSTPYYNPIFSRYSSFSRLTRIVALCQRFVSNIRSNSRTQQTSTGPVKFKTLSLEELTQAKMTLVRIAQADCFHEELRELQQGRQLPKRSSLRLLSPFIDTEGVLRVGGRLKLSEQPYLSKHPALLPSFHPLAQLIAKSFHYKLVHGGGHLTLSVMREEYWPINGRRLVRSIIRNCFQCARANPVPASQQIGQLPAQRVTVSRPFAITGVDYAGPVYLKAIHKRAAPAKAYICLFVCFTTKAVHLELVGDLSTPAFISALRRFVARRGRPGHLHSDNGKNFVGAKNELRELHQMLSNEADMDRITRFCAEQEIEWHLNPPKAPHFGGLWEAAIKVAKKQLHRQLGNSRLSYEDLSTILTEIEAAMNSRPIVPMTEDPNDFAVLTPAHFIIGSTMHAVPSPSVVDVQISRLAYHQKLQQFFQRFWHQWRTEYLQELQKDTRLRHPNHEILSGRLVVIVDEFQHPVRWPLARIEAVHPGADGLVRVVTLRTPKGIFKRPITKICLLPTDSSNTTYPEEANASDDHPPVGDDAHVNDG; this comes from the coding sequence ATGTGCGATACTCGTACTCGAGACCAGTTGACAACCCGAAGGACCACTCTGATCGCCTCGTTGAGCCGTGCGGAACAGTTCACCGAGGACTTCGTCGCCGAACGGGATGGGCTCGAGGTGCAAATACGCCTGGAGAACCTGGACCTGTTATGGAAAACGCTGGAAGATGTGCAGACGGCGCTGGAGGACCTGGAGGAGACCAACGAAGGTAAAGTTTTGAATCTACAATACCGTGCCTCCTTTGAACCCAGGCTGTTCCGATTAAAAGCAAGACTTCAATCTAAATTACCGCCTCCACTCATTTCGCAAGCCAATTTCCCTACTGAACCCCCTCCTCGCGCTGTGTCCACCTTGGCTGGTTTAAAGTTGCCGACTATCTCGCTACCAGAGTTTGACGGTGATTATATGCAGTGGTTGACCTTCCACgacacttttcaagcgttgatCCACGACAACCAGGAACTGCCTCCGATCCAGAAGTTCCACTACCTCCGGGCTGCGGTGAAGGGAGACGCCGCGCAGATCATCGAAACGATTTCCATCAGTGCTGCCAACTATCCACTAGCATGGCAGGCGCTAGTCAATCGCTATTCCAACGAATATTTACTTAAAAAGCGTCACCTACAGGACCTGCTGGATATTCCTCGAATGAAGAAGGAAAGCGCCGCTGCCCTGCATTCAACCGTCGACGAGTTCCAAAGGCACATCAAGATTTTGCAGCAGTTGGGAGAGCCGACGCAGTCGTGGAGTACCCTACTAGAACATCTTTTGTGCATGCGGCTTCACGATGACACCATTCGAGCGTGGGAGGACCACGCAGAGTCAGTTGGCGACCAATCGTACACATGTCTCGTCGAGTTTTTGGAGAAACGGATTCGAGTGCTCGAGTCGATTTCCGTCAATCATTCTTCTCACCCAAGCCCACCAGTATTTCCCAACGGAAACCATCGTAAGCAATTGCCAGTTAAAATGTCGTCCTATTCCGCTACCGAAAACTTCGCTCCGAAATGCCATGCGTGTGACCAGCAGCACCCGCTGGTGAAGTGTCAAACGTTCGAACGAATGTCTCTGGCCGACCGCTTGCGGACGGTGAATTCCAAGCGTTTGTGCCTGAACTGCTTCCGCCAAGACCATTTCGCACGTGATTGCCCCTCCAATTTCTCCTGCAGGGTATGCAGGAAAAACCACCACACACTCCTCCACCCCGGTCAGCTCCCTAGTTACCCCAGAAACAACGGCGAAAATTCCCAGTCCAGCCATAGGTCGAATCAGCCACCAGCTTCGTATTCCAGAACCCAATCAAGAGTTGCTGTACAATCGGTGTCGAATGTAGATGAACCTACCGTCGTTCAGTGTAGCAGCGTACTGCGAAGCCCTCAGCCTACCATTTTTATGTTGACGGTCGTTCTCCGTATAGTTGACGTATATGGAAAGGAACATTTTGCAAGAGCCCTCCTGGATAGTGCTTCGCAACCCAACCTCATGTCAGACCGATTGGCTCAGCTTCTGAGACTGAAGCGCGAGAAGGTGAACGTACTCGTTCATGGGATCGGGGAGCAGCCAGATCATGCAACGGAGTCGGTCACAACAAGCATTTCTTCTCGAAAGGACAATTTTTCCAAAGAAGTGTCTTTCTTGGTCCTCAAGCGGATGATCTCCAACCTTCCTGCCGAAGACATTCCGATAGACGATTGGAAACTTCCTAGCGATATTTCACTCGCTGATCCCAGTTTCAATCGCTCGGGCAAGATTGATTTGGTACTCGGAACCCAACACTTCTTCGATTGCTTCCCAGCTGCTGCTCGAATCAAACTTGCAGAAGGACTTCCAGATCTGGTTGACAGCGTGTTTGGCTGGATAGTTGCCGGCGGTACGAACGTTTCCCCCTCAAGCCAGGAATCCATCTGCTGCAAAACCGTTACCACTTCCCTTTCCTCtctagaagaatccatggagcgtTTCTGGAAAATAGAAGAGCTCGGAACTCGATCCGCCCTATCGATAGAAGAGAAGGCCTGTGAAGAATTGTTTCAATCTACCGTTTCTCGCGACGAGGTAGGTAGATACATTGTAGAATTGCCCAAACAACCGAACTTCGACGAGATGATTGGCGAATCCGAAGCAACTGCTGTCCGGCGTTTCGAAATGCTGGAGAAAAGATTCACCAAGGATCCCAAGTTGAAGGAAGACTACGATAAATTCATGGCCGAATATTTGTCACTAGGCCACATGAAGCTGGTTCCGAATGGCTTCGCTGCGGGTTCCAAGGAATGTTTCCTTCCTCACCATCCTGTCGTTAAAGAAGCCAGTTCTACCACCAAAACCCGAGTAGTTTTCGACGGTTCCAGCAAAACCTCTAGCGGATTTTCCTTAAACCAGGCACTGTGTGTGGGACCGACCGTGCAGCATGAGCTGCTGGATCTCGTCATACGAAACCGCAAATTTCCGGTAGCCATTACGGCCGACGTCGAGAAGATGTATCGCCAGGTTCTAGTGCACCCGAAAGACACTCCCCTGCAGAAAATTAAGTATCGTTTCCAACCCACTGATCCCCTTCAATCGTACGAGCTCCTCACCGTCACATACGGACTTGCGCCCTCCTCGTTCCTGGCCACACGTGCTCTACAACAAGTGGCCGAAGATGAAGGACCTGACTTTCCACTCGCTGCTCCGGTCGTGAAAAAGTCGTTCTATGTAGATGATTTCATCGGTGGCGCTTTTTCTGTTGCTGAAGCCATCCAACTGCGTGAAGAGCTGACCGGCATGCTAGCTAAGGGAGGATTTCCTTTGCGAAAGTGGACCTCCAACAAATTGGATGTTTTGCAAGGGCTGCCTGCCGATCAGATTGGAACCCAATCGACGTATCGATTCAACCCCGGAGAGACTGTGAAGACCCTAGGAATCTTGTGGGAGCCAGGATCCGATCAATTTCGTTTCGATTTTCAAGTTGATATGCGCCAACAAACAGCTACAAAACGAACGATTTTGTCCAGAATTTCGCAACTTTTTGATCCGTTAGGACTAATTGCACCGATCGTCATTAGGGGAAAAATACTGATGCAGGAGTTGTGGCTGGTTTCGTGTTCCTGGGATGAAGAAGTTCCGGATCAGATCAATCGCAAATGGCAGGTTTTGTGCGGACAGCTTCCTGGTTTGGCGAGATTCCGAATCGACCGATATGCGTTTCAACTAAACTCGGTTATTCAGTTGCACACTTTTGCTGACGCTTCTGAAGCTGCGTATGGTGCTTGTGTGTACGTCCGATGTGTAGACACTGAAGGGAACGTTCGTGTACAACTGTTGGCTGCTAAATCCCGAGTCGCACCCCTTAAAAGACTTTCAATACCGAGACTCGAATTATGTGCAGCTCTTGTTGGATCGCAGCTGCACTCCCGGATCATAGAGGCTTTGGAAATGAACATCGACGAATCTTACTTCTGGTCCGATTCCACAGTGGTTCTTCAGTGGCTAGGCTCTCCTCCCAGTGCCTGGAAAACCTTTGTCGCTAATCGTGTCTCTGAAGTGCAAAATTTGACGCATGGATCCCGTTGGAGTCATGTATCAGGTTTCGAAAACCCTGCCGACCTAGTATCCAGAGGAATGAATGTCGACGATTTCGTGGAGAGCAGTTTGTGGAAGTATGGCCCGCAATGGTTGCAGCATCCAGAAATAGAATGGCCGATTCGAAGATCCTCCGAAGTTCCTGAAGCCGAAACCGAGCGAAAAGGTGTAGTAGTCGCCGTCACAACAAGTACGCCGTACTACAATCCAATCTTCTCACGATATTCTTCTTTTTCCCGCCTGACAAGAATAGTCGCCCTATGCCAAAGGTTCGTCAGCAATATCCGCTCCAATTCTAGAACTCAACAAACTTCCACAGGCCCTGTCAAATTCAAAACGCTGTCACTCGAGGAACTCACGCAGGCAAAAATGACTCTGGTTCGAATTGCTCAAGCCGATTGTTTCCACGAAGAGCTACGAGAACTGCAACAAGGTCGGCAACTGCCAAAACGATCTTCACTACGGCTTCTTAGTCCATTCATTGACACAGAGGGGGTTCTTAGAGTGGGGGGACGATTGAAATTATCGGAACAGCCATACCTATCCAAGCACCCAGCCCTGCTCCCCAGCTTCCATCCTCTAGCACAGCTGATTGCCAAATCCTTTCACTACAAACTGGTTCACGGTGGCGGCCACTTGACATTATCGGTAATGCGTGAGGAATACTGGCCTATTAACGGACGGCGTCTTGTGCGGAGCATCATCAGAAACTGCTTCCAATGCGCCCGAGCCAATCCCGTTCCGGCTAGCCAGCAAATTGGACAGTTGCCAGCCCAGAGAGTCACCGTCAGCAGGCCTTTCGCTATCACCGGAGTGGATTATGCGGGACCCGTATACTTGAAGGCTATCCACAAGCGCGCTGCCCCTGCGAAGGCCTACATTTGCTTGTTCGTGTGTTTCACGACGAAGGCTGTTCACTTGGAGTTGGTAGGTGACCTCTCTACACCGGCCTTCATATCTGCTCTTCGACGTTTTGTTGCCCGCCGAGGACGTCCTGGTCATTTGCATTCCGACAACGGGAAAAATTTTGTCGGAGCAAAAAATGAATTGCGAGAACTTCACCAAATGCTTTCCAACGAAGCCGACATGGACCGAATAACGAGATTCTGCGCAGAACAAGAAATAGAGTGGCATCTCAATCCACCCAAAGCTCCCCATTTCGGTGGACTCTGGGAAGCCGCAATCAAGGTGGCAAAGAAGCAACTCCATCGTCAATTAGGGAACTCGAGGCTTTCCTATGAAGATTTGTCTACCATCCTAACTGAAATTGAAGCTGCGATGAATTCGAGACCTATCGTTCCCATGACTGAGGACCCGAACGACTTCGCTGTTCTTACACCGGCACACTTCATTATAGGCTCTACTATGCATGCTGTCCCCAGTCCAAGCGTTGTCGATGTCCAAATATCACGCTTGGCATATCATCAAAAGCTCCAACAGTTTTTCCAGCGCTTCTGGCATCAGTGGAGGACTGAATATTTGCAGGAGCTTCAGAAGGATACTAGGTTACGCCATCCAAATCACGAAATTCTATCAGGAAGATTGGTAGTAATTGTCGACGAGTTTCAGCACCCAGTCCGATGGCCGCTGGCCCGAATAGAAGCTGTGCATCCTGGAGCAGACGGTCTTGTACGCGTTGTTACATTACGTACTCCCAAAGGCATCTTTAAACGCCCCATAACAAAGATCTGCCTCCTACCAACCGATTCATCGAACACAACGTACCCTGAAGAAGCCAATGCATCAGACGATCACCCACCAGTTGGAGACGACGCTCATGTGAACGACGGATAG
- the LOC109622524 gene encoding 27 kDa hemolymph protein, whose product MKRKQIQISAGLLLLTFILAPAINADELPKEIKDLDIDKLREQLPEGLLPPELLNVTLPSLEDIQRIVKDKCSRVAGSDAAYQQAEQSGQKLNDCLQGLLDFSDLQNEIKKAKPTGDLDTVFNKYCRRRSTAIECINTFSNDVDVCLEEEERESKKVLVNIIQGLLNFVCHKDGDQIALFIAEEGPECFEEQKQPMIDCFNSTLRGYLDEPTPQASEGIPKLVMGKKQCDDMDNLRDCFVRVLEDCRQSTPANLVESLFKFVRRETPCANFTTPEHSKRGAADVSRASLHIILATWLLALLAKMFVQ is encoded by the exons ATGAAGCGGAAACAGATCCAGATCAGCGCGGGACTGCTGCTGCTAACATTTATTCTAG CACCTGCCATCAATGCCGACGAGCTTCCCAAAGAAATCAAAGACCTGGATATCGACAAACTGCGGGAGCAGCTGCCCGAAGGCCTTCTTCCACCGGAGCTGTTGAACGTTACCCTCCCTAGCCTAGAGGACATCCAACGGATCGTGAAGGATAAATGCTCGCGTGTCGCCGGTAGTGACGCTGCCTACCAGCAAGCCGAACAATCCGGCCAAAAGCTGAACGATTGTCTACAGGGTCTGCTCGATTTCAGCGATCTGCAGAATGAAATTAAAAAGGCCAAGCCGACGGGCGATTTGGATACCGTGTTCAACAA ATACTGTCGGAGGCGATCCACTGCCATTGAATGCATCAATACGTTCTCCAACGACGTGGATGTGTGTCTGGAGGAGGAGGAACGGGAAAGCAAAAAGGTACTGGTTAACATCATCCAAGGTCTGCTGAACTTCGTGTGTCACAAAGATGGTGACCAAATTGCTT TGTTCATCGCCGAAGAAGGACCCGAGTGTTTCGAGGAACAAAAGCAGCCAATGATCGACTGCTTCAATTCCACTCTGAGGGGCTATCTGGACGAACCGACTCCACAggcttcggaaggaattcccaagctGGTCATGGGGAAGAAGCAATGCGA CGATATGGATAACCTGAGGGATTGCTTCGTTAGAGTCCTAGAAGACTGCAGACAGTCCACCCCAGCCAACCTGGTGGAGTCGCTGTTCAAGTTTGTCCGGCGGGAAACCCCATGCGCTAACTTCACTACG CCGGAACATTCGAAGCGTGGCGCTGCGGATGTGAGCCGAGCTTCATTACATATAATCCTTGCAACGTGGCTGCTAGCgttgttagccaaaatgttcgtCCAATAG